Proteins found in one bacterium genomic segment:
- a CDS encoding amidinotransferase, whose protein sequence is MKSDSLKPSDRTGISNLLMCEPTSYDLVYEINVWMRVTNKPDKRLALQQWNELFRVLQDEVGASISLIPQQTNCPDMVFTANAGIAIDDRVIISRFRNLERRLEEPFFSDWFNERQYKVETLPNDAVFEGEGDALFVGDTLVAGYLKRSEISSHRKLAEMLGCRVLSLELVDDRWYHLDTCFLPLDEHTVVYYPGAFDSYGRRVINENFHAIPIELDEALHFACNSVVIGNHIVMPSGCPNTAWILRDRGREVHPVPMTEFIKSGGACKCLTLYLPK, encoded by the coding sequence ATGAAATCTGACAGTCTGAAACCAAGCGACCGCACTGGCATCTCAAATTTGTTGATGTGCGAGCCAACTTCATATGACCTGGTCTATGAGATCAATGTCTGGATGCGAGTAACCAACAAGCCGGATAAACGGCTAGCGCTGCAACAGTGGAATGAGCTTTTTCGCGTGTTGCAGGATGAGGTAGGGGCAAGTATATCACTCATACCTCAGCAAACTAATTGTCCTGATATGGTCTTCACCGCCAACGCAGGGATCGCAATAGACGATAGGGTCATCATCTCTCGGTTCCGTAACCTCGAACGCCGCTTGGAAGAGCCTTTCTTCTCTGATTGGTTCAATGAGCGCCAGTACAAAGTAGAAACGTTGCCAAACGATGCGGTCTTTGAAGGGGAAGGGGATGCGCTGTTTGTGGGGGATACACTGGTTGCAGGTTATCTCAAACGAAGTGAAATTTCTTCCCACCGCAAATTGGCCGAAATGCTTGGATGTAGAGTGCTCTCATTGGAACTTGTTGACGACCGCTGGTATCACCTCGATACCTGCTTCTTGCCTTTAGATGAACATACTGTAGTCTATTATCCGGGGGCTTTCGATAGCTACGGGCGAAGAGTGATTAACGAGAACTTCCATGCAATCCCAATCGAACTCGACGAGGCGCTCCATTTTGCCTGTAATTCAGTGGTAATCGGCAACCACATCGTCATGCCGTCCGGCTGCCCTAACACTGCCTGGATTTTGCGTGATCGTGGCCGAGAAGTTCACCCCGTCCCAATGACCGAATTCATCAAGTCCGGCGGCGC